Sequence from the Syngnathus acus chromosome 13, fSynAcu1.2, whole genome shotgun sequence genome:
GTACTAAATAGATTGTGCTGTGTGTAGATGGACCACGGGTGCATCGTGGCAGCTGCACTCCTTCAAGGCGTCCtgggcacttcctgtttgtcgCTGTCAGTCATCCTAACTTGTgttgttgctaaccaaaataGTTCATTCCTCCCCAAGTTACTTTTtgtatgtaaacaaatgtaacAATGAGGCATCGTTTGTAGTCAATTCTCAATAAAAGATTAAGTTTtctagaaatgtttttgtattttattcacaAAATTTGTGCTGCATTCATGGCTGCTGGGAAATCCAACCTTTGATCAATTTGAATAGTATTAGAATTGAGGAATAAATAGCTACCCAGAAAATATTAATAACAGTTAATATGTTGATAacattgtactttttttagtGGCCTCAAAAAGTTATGATTGGAACATAACAATGCTTCAGGAACTACTATGGACAAATCCTAAAAGCTCTTCACACTTGAGATAAGAAACTTGTCTTTTAGTTTGTGCTCATGTTGATGCAGCTTCATCATTTCCTCTTGGTGACATGCTGAGGAGACGGCTGGCTGGATGTTGGGTCAAAAATCAACACGGATGCCAGCATGCCTGCAGGAACAAGTACAAGGTGAGGACGAGAAAGCAAGATTGTCTTCCGCATATTTCATGTGTCTCACCCATCAGGGGTCCCATCCAATAGACCATGCAGTATTCCGCCAACGAGTTTCCAATGCAGCCAAATTGAGTTGAGAAAGCCAATGCAGGATTGTACACTGCCCCAGTCATGCTACCACctgcatgaacacacacaccaaacagGACCAGGACAATGAGCTGTAAATTAATGGACATTAAGATCAACATACACCGGAACAAGCACACTCCACACAGTAACTACACGATCACGTGTGTACTTCACATACCTGCGTACACAACAGACGTGATGACAGCGGCTACAACATGAACTCGGTACTTCTCTTGTATCCTGCGGGTGTGAGCGTGCGCACTCTGGACGGCAAACGCGCACGCCATCTCTACGCACACGGCCTCCGGCAACGTCGCGCGAATGGCGCTCGCGCACTGGAAGTTTTTGAGCGCGTGGCGTGCGTGCATCCCGGACAGGCCCCGCCCCCAGAGCACCTGCACGATAGGGcgcgaggcggcggcggccaagAACTGGCAGACGATGCCCAGCAGCGCGCGCGCTCCCGACGTCCTGCCGCGGTACGCGTGCTCAAGCACGCCGATGGGGTTTCCAGTAGCACCGCGGAAAGTGAGCGCGTGCACCACGGCGGCCGCGTAAGTCAACGCCAGTGCGGCTCCGCCTCGGAGAGCACCCGTCTCGCCCAGGAGTCGAAGCTCATTTGTGCAGCAGCACAACTGGAAGGCGGACGCAAACTCCGCCGCGTACTCGCGCATGCTCGTTCTCGGGAGCAGGTGCCTGGAGATCCGGCGCGCGGCGTCGCTCAGGACGACGGCCGACGCCATCACCGCCAGAGACACCGCGACGTCCGCGGACATGCTGGGTGATCTGGCGGCTGGCCGTCACTGGTTTATTAGCGGGGCCTGCTGCTCCTCTATGCCAGGGAAGGG
This genomic interval carries:
- the aqp11 gene encoding aquaporin-11 is translated as MSADVAVSLAVMASAVVLSDAARRISRHLLPRTSMREYAAEFASAFQLCCCTNELRLLGETGALRGGAALALTYAAAVVHALTFRGATGNPIGVLEHAYRGRTSGARALLGIVCQFLAAAASRPIVQVLWGRGLSGMHARHALKNFQCASAIRATLPEAVCVEMACAFAVQSAHAHTRRIQEKYRVHVVAAVITSVVYAGGSMTGAVYNPALAFSTQFGCIGNSLAEYCMVYWMGPLMGMLASVLIFDPTSSQPSPQHVTKRK